A window of the Cucurbita pepo subsp. pepo cultivar mu-cu-16 chromosome LG01, ASM280686v2, whole genome shotgun sequence genome harbors these coding sequences:
- the LOC111779042 gene encoding putative fasciclin-like arabinogalactan protein 20, which translates to MASTLLVSLILFSLFSLSSPLPSVTVLNAAEILSDNGFVSMALTLELIAESLLSQTNSMTIFTPSDTAFVQSGQPSLSLLQFHFSPLYSSPESLKSLALGTKIPTMLAGRSLTVTSSRSDSKVSLNGVKISNLPLYDDGSLVVFGIEKFFNLIFQVPPLTPSPSAKFRCGPLTFKNPFSEAIKTLRSNGYSSMALFLESQIIGFNNGQSMMTILAPSDDALATRVDNFTDYPSLYFRQILPCRILWNDLVNLEEGTELSTYSEGYELYIAKSSGMLRINGVAVFYPNMYLNEWLVIHGLLDVFSAAERITAEESDSEIHGMAMDHW; encoded by the coding sequence ATGGCTTCCACACTTCTCGTCTCTCTCatccttttttctctcttctctctctcttccccttTACCCTCTGTAACTGTTCTCAACGCTGCCGAAATCTTGTCCGACAATGGCTTTGTCTCCATGGCTCTTACGCTTGAGCTCATAGCCGAATCTTTGCTCTCACAGACAAATTCAATGACGATCTTCACACCTTCAGACACTGCTTTCGTTCAATCGGGTCagccttctctctctctccttcaatTCCACTTCTCGCCGCTCTACTCATCTCCTGAAAGCCTCAAATCGCTTGCATTGGGCACCAAGATTCCTACGATGTTGGCTGGTCGATCGCTTACGGTAACCTCTTCCCGATCTGATTCTAAAGTTTCTTTAAACGGAGTAAAGATTAGTAACTTGCCGTTATACGATGACGGTTCGCTTGTTGTTTTCGGTATCGAGAAGTTTTTTAACCTAATATTCCAAGTTCCGCCGCTTACTCCAAGTCCGAGTGCGAAATTTCGGTGTGGTCCATTGACGTTTAAGAATCCGTTTAGTGAAGCGATAAAAACTCTACGGTCTAATGGGTATTCTTCGATGGCGTTATTTCTTGAATCTCAGATTATAGGGTTTAATAATGGTCAATCCATGATGACCATCCTTGCTCCTTCCGATGATGCATTGGCTACTCGCGTTGATAACTTTACCGATTATCCGTCTCTATATTTTCGTCAAATTTTACCGTGCAGAATCTTGTGGAATGATTTAGTGAATCTTGAGGAAGGCACAGAGTTATCTACATATTCGGAGGGATACGAACTTTATATCGCGAAATCAAGCGGCATGTTGAGAATCAATGGAGTTGCAGTCTTCTACCCTAACATGTATTTGAACGAGTGGCTAGTGATCCATGGCCTTCTTGATGTTTTCTCTGCGGCGGAGAGAATCACAGCAGAGGAATCAGATTCAGAAATCCATGGGATGGCAATGGATCACTGGTAA
- the LOC111809627 gene encoding sulfhydryl oxidase 2-like isoform X1: MSRTLLVLIVCLSALRLGASLGSRSILRAVADKNGDSEDYAVDLNATNFDAVLRDTPATFAVVEFFAHWCPACRNYKPHYEKVARLFNGPNAVHPGKVLMTRVDCALKINTNLCDKFSVGHYPMLFWGPPSKFVSGSWDPKQEKSEIRNIDNGRTAEKLLNWINEQIGSSFGLDDKKFENEHLSSNISDPGQIARAIYDVEEATSTAFDIILEHKMIKSETRAPLIKFLQLLVVHHPSMRCRKGSAEILVNFDELSPANTKQEEVASVKGAVKNFQICGKDVPRGYWIFCRGSKNDTRGFSCGLWVLLHSLSVRIEDGESQFAFTTICDFVHTFFVCEECRQHFYEMCSSVSSPFNKARDFALWLWRAHNKVNERLSKEEETMGTADPKFPKMIWPPMQLCASCYRSRNSQKIEWDEDEVHTFLTNYYGKTLISLYKTNSALGNVGAKGILDESTTSTNAVAVPVGAALAIALASCAFGVLACYWRSQQKSRKPRRSSDIRFNTQ, from the exons ATGTCTCGGACgcttttggttttgattgTGTGTCTGAGTGCGTTGCGATTGGGAGCTTCGTTGGGATCGCGTTCGATCCTTAGAGCGGTTGCTGATAAGAACGGGGATTCTGAAGATTATGCAGTTGATTTGAACGCCACTAATTTCGATGCGGTTCTTAGGGATACTCCAGCTACATTTGCGGTTGTTGAATTCTTCGCTCACTG GTGCCCTGCTTGCAGAAACTATAAG CCCCATTATGAAAAAGTTGCTAGGCTTTTCAACGGACCCAATGCTGTGCACCCGGGAAAAGTGTTAATGACAAGAGTGGATTGTGCATTGAAG ATAAATACCAATCTCTGTGATAAATTTTCGGTGGGTCACTATCCTATGCTCTTTTGGGGTCCTCCTTCCAAATTTGTGTCTGGCAGTTGGGATCCTAAGCAAGAGAAAAGTGAAATACGTAATATCGATAATGGACGGACTGCAGAAAAGTTACTAAATTGGATAAATGAGCAAATAGGCAG CTCATTTGGCTTGGAtgacaaaaaatttgaaaatgagcATCTGTCATCCAATATATCAGATCCAGGACAG ATTGCTCGAGCAATCTATGATGTCGAGGAGGCGACATCCACTGCCTTTGATATTATCTTGGAACACAAG ATGATCAAGTCTGAAACTCGAGCGCCCCTTATaaaatttcttcaacttctGGTGGTTCATCATCCTTCTATGAG GTGTCGAAAAGGTAGCGCAGAGATACTTGTTAACTTCGACGAGTTGAGCCCTGCAAATACGAAACAAGAAGAGGTTGCTAGTGTAAAGGGTGCAGTTAAGAACTTTCAGATATGTGGAAAAGATGTTCCTCGTGGATATTGG ATTTTCTGCCGCGGCAGCAAGAACGATACGAGGGGGTTTAG TTGTGGTTTATGGGTTCTACTGCATTCACTTTCTGTGAGAATTGAGGACGGAGAAAGCCAGTTTGCATTCACAACTATATGCGATTTCGTCCATACCTTCTTTGTTTGCGAGGAATGTCGTCAGCACTTTTACGAAATGTGTTCGAG CGTGTCTAGTCCTTTCAACAAAGCTCGTGACTTTGCCCTCTGGTTGTGGAGAGCACACAACAAAGTCAATGAAAGATTAtcgaaagaagaagaaaccatgGGAACCGCAGATCCAAAATTTCCAAAGATGATCTGGCCTCCAATGCAACTTTGCGCGTCCTGCTATCGTTCTCGCAACAGCCAGAAGATCGAATGGGACGAGGATGAAGTACATACATTCTTGACCAACTATTATGGTAAAACACTCATCTCTCTATACAAAACCAACAGTGCCCTTGGGAATGTTGGTGCCAAAGGAATTCTCGATGAGTCGACAACTTCGACAAATGCAGTCGCAGTACCGGTGGGGGCTGCATTGGCGATTGCTCTAGCAAGCTGTGCGTTCGGAGTGCTCGCTTGTTACTGGCGTTCACAGCAGAAGAGTCGGAA GCCAAGGAGAAGCTCGGACATAAGGTTCAACACACAGTGA
- the LOC111809627 gene encoding sulfhydryl oxidase 2-like isoform X3, which translates to MSRTLLVLIVCLSALRLGASLGSRSILRAVADKNGDSEDYAVDLNATNFDAVLRDTPATFAVVEFFAHWCPACRNYKPHYEKVARLFNGPNAVHPGKVLMTRVDCALKINTNLCDKFSVGHYPMLFWGPPSKFVSGSWDPKQEKSEIRNIDNGRTAEKLLNWINEQIGSSFGLDDKKFENEHLSSNISDPGQIARAIYDVEEATSTAFDIILEHKMIKSETRAPLIKFLQLLVVHHPSMRCRKGSAEILVNFDELSPANTKQEEVASVKGAVKNFQICGKDVPRGYWIFCRGSKNDTRGFSCGLWVLLHSLSVRIEDGESQFAFTTICDFVHTFFVCEECRQHFYEMCSSVSSPFNKARDFALWLWRAHNKVNERLSKEEETMGTADPKFPKMIWPPMQLCASCYRSRNSQKIEWDEDEVHTFLTNYYGQGEART; encoded by the exons ATGTCTCGGACgcttttggttttgattgTGTGTCTGAGTGCGTTGCGATTGGGAGCTTCGTTGGGATCGCGTTCGATCCTTAGAGCGGTTGCTGATAAGAACGGGGATTCTGAAGATTATGCAGTTGATTTGAACGCCACTAATTTCGATGCGGTTCTTAGGGATACTCCAGCTACATTTGCGGTTGTTGAATTCTTCGCTCACTG GTGCCCTGCTTGCAGAAACTATAAG CCCCATTATGAAAAAGTTGCTAGGCTTTTCAACGGACCCAATGCTGTGCACCCGGGAAAAGTGTTAATGACAAGAGTGGATTGTGCATTGAAG ATAAATACCAATCTCTGTGATAAATTTTCGGTGGGTCACTATCCTATGCTCTTTTGGGGTCCTCCTTCCAAATTTGTGTCTGGCAGTTGGGATCCTAAGCAAGAGAAAAGTGAAATACGTAATATCGATAATGGACGGACTGCAGAAAAGTTACTAAATTGGATAAATGAGCAAATAGGCAG CTCATTTGGCTTGGAtgacaaaaaatttgaaaatgagcATCTGTCATCCAATATATCAGATCCAGGACAG ATTGCTCGAGCAATCTATGATGTCGAGGAGGCGACATCCACTGCCTTTGATATTATCTTGGAACACAAG ATGATCAAGTCTGAAACTCGAGCGCCCCTTATaaaatttcttcaacttctGGTGGTTCATCATCCTTCTATGAG GTGTCGAAAAGGTAGCGCAGAGATACTTGTTAACTTCGACGAGTTGAGCCCTGCAAATACGAAACAAGAAGAGGTTGCTAGTGTAAAGGGTGCAGTTAAGAACTTTCAGATATGTGGAAAAGATGTTCCTCGTGGATATTGG ATTTTCTGCCGCGGCAGCAAGAACGATACGAGGGGGTTTAG TTGTGGTTTATGGGTTCTACTGCATTCACTTTCTGTGAGAATTGAGGACGGAGAAAGCCAGTTTGCATTCACAACTATATGCGATTTCGTCCATACCTTCTTTGTTTGCGAGGAATGTCGTCAGCACTTTTACGAAATGTGTTCGAG CGTGTCTAGTCCTTTCAACAAAGCTCGTGACTTTGCCCTCTGGTTGTGGAGAGCACACAACAAAGTCAATGAAAGATTAtcgaaagaagaagaaaccatgGGAACCGCAGATCCAAAATTTCCAAAGATGATCTGGCCTCCAATGCAACTTTGCGCGTCCTGCTATCGTTCTCGCAACAGCCAGAAGATCGAATGGGACGAGGATGAAGTACATACATTCTTGACCAACTATTATG GCCAAGGAGAAGCTCGGACATAA
- the LOC111809627 gene encoding sulfhydryl oxidase 2-like isoform X2: protein MSRTLLVLIVCLSALRLGASLGSRSILRAVADKNGDSEDYAVDLNATNFDAVLRDTPATFAVVEFFAHWCPACRNYKPHYEKVARLFNGPNAVHPGKVLMTRVDCALKINTNLCDKFSVGHYPMLFWGPPSKFVSGSWDPKQEKSEIRNIDNGRTAEKLLNWINEQIGSSFGLDDKKFENEHLSSNISDPGQIARAIYDVEEATSTAFDIILEHKMIKSETRAPLIKFLQLLVVHHPSMRCRKGSAEILVNFDELSPANTKQEEVASVKGAVKNFQICGKDVPRGYWIFCRGSKNDTRGFSCGLWVLLHSLSVRIEDGESQFAFTTICDFVHTFFVCEECRQHFYEMCSSVSSPFNKARDFALWLWRAHNKVNERLSKEEETMGTADPKFPKMIWPPMQLCASCYRSRNSQKIEWDEDEVHTFLTNYYGKTLISLYKTNSALGNVGAKGILDESTTSTNAVAVPVGAALAIALASCAFGVLACYWRSQQKSRKYYHQRILFKEI from the exons ATGTCTCGGACgcttttggttttgattgTGTGTCTGAGTGCGTTGCGATTGGGAGCTTCGTTGGGATCGCGTTCGATCCTTAGAGCGGTTGCTGATAAGAACGGGGATTCTGAAGATTATGCAGTTGATTTGAACGCCACTAATTTCGATGCGGTTCTTAGGGATACTCCAGCTACATTTGCGGTTGTTGAATTCTTCGCTCACTG GTGCCCTGCTTGCAGAAACTATAAG CCCCATTATGAAAAAGTTGCTAGGCTTTTCAACGGACCCAATGCTGTGCACCCGGGAAAAGTGTTAATGACAAGAGTGGATTGTGCATTGAAG ATAAATACCAATCTCTGTGATAAATTTTCGGTGGGTCACTATCCTATGCTCTTTTGGGGTCCTCCTTCCAAATTTGTGTCTGGCAGTTGGGATCCTAAGCAAGAGAAAAGTGAAATACGTAATATCGATAATGGACGGACTGCAGAAAAGTTACTAAATTGGATAAATGAGCAAATAGGCAG CTCATTTGGCTTGGAtgacaaaaaatttgaaaatgagcATCTGTCATCCAATATATCAGATCCAGGACAG ATTGCTCGAGCAATCTATGATGTCGAGGAGGCGACATCCACTGCCTTTGATATTATCTTGGAACACAAG ATGATCAAGTCTGAAACTCGAGCGCCCCTTATaaaatttcttcaacttctGGTGGTTCATCATCCTTCTATGAG GTGTCGAAAAGGTAGCGCAGAGATACTTGTTAACTTCGACGAGTTGAGCCCTGCAAATACGAAACAAGAAGAGGTTGCTAGTGTAAAGGGTGCAGTTAAGAACTTTCAGATATGTGGAAAAGATGTTCCTCGTGGATATTGG ATTTTCTGCCGCGGCAGCAAGAACGATACGAGGGGGTTTAG TTGTGGTTTATGGGTTCTACTGCATTCACTTTCTGTGAGAATTGAGGACGGAGAAAGCCAGTTTGCATTCACAACTATATGCGATTTCGTCCATACCTTCTTTGTTTGCGAGGAATGTCGTCAGCACTTTTACGAAATGTGTTCGAG CGTGTCTAGTCCTTTCAACAAAGCTCGTGACTTTGCCCTCTGGTTGTGGAGAGCACACAACAAAGTCAATGAAAGATTAtcgaaagaagaagaaaccatgGGAACCGCAGATCCAAAATTTCCAAAGATGATCTGGCCTCCAATGCAACTTTGCGCGTCCTGCTATCGTTCTCGCAACAGCCAGAAGATCGAATGGGACGAGGATGAAGTACATACATTCTTGACCAACTATTATGGTAAAACACTCATCTCTCTATACAAAACCAACAGTGCCCTTGGGAATGTTGGTGCCAAAGGAATTCTCGATGAGTCGACAACTTCGACAAATGCAGTCGCAGTACCGGTGGGGGCTGCATTGGCGATTGCTCTAGCAAGCTGTGCGTTCGGAGTGCTCGCTTGTTACTGGCGTTCACAGCAGAAGAGTCGGAAGTATTACCACCAACGAATACTCTTTAAAGAAATATGA
- the LOC111778922 gene encoding tetratricopeptide repeat protein 5-like, whose translation MCSEVKEETFDKAAAAVEELYHIRDTFFPVNPDDKLSKLRELSDLAVKILDSISPEQRKSPLQRAMYEYLRGKMLDVFPDYRKEAEDHLSKAVKLNPSLADAWLCLGNCIWKKGDLSSAKNCFTLALSKRPEKKLLCQLSMLERKMAQGTENEAKLVEESIQHAKEAVTLDVKDGNSWYNLGNACLTSFFVTGAWDHNKLLQSLKAYQNAEKDEKMMSNPDLYFNCATVNKYLENYERALSGFEAAALKDPSLSATREVHKMVNLLDKLDNMLKAHAKTRRVTSFSSSVDIVSSNSSYKRATVDLLSEGLNKSVAVVGKVLFFIKHDSLAPLYYLVCDSNQVCFVVSLYGLRNDTVKEGDQITLLEPYYRNFDFSWKGKHYQFNSIRVDFLEQVLVNGKAPSAHQAAQTSIYAQHKP comes from the exons ATGTGCAGCGAAGTCAAGGAAGAAACATTCGACAAAGCCGCAGCGGCGGTCGAAGAGCTATATCACATCAGAGACACCTTTTTTCCTGTAAATCCCGATGACAAACTTTCCAAATTACGGGAGCTATCGGATCTTGCTGTCAAGATCCTCGATTCCATTTCTCCAG AACAAAGGAAATCACCTTTGCAGCGAGCTATGTATGAATATCTAAGAGGAAAAATGTTGGATGTATTTCCAGACTACAGAAAAGAAGCAGAGGATCATCTCTCCAAAGCT GTTAAGTTGAATCCCTCTCTTGCGGATGCCTGGCTGTGTTTAGGTAACTGCATTTGGAAGAAAGGAGATCTATCTTCAGCAAAGAACTGCTTTACTTTAGCATTAAGCAAG CGCCCTGAGAAAAAATTACTTTGTCAGTTATCAATgcttgaaaggaaaatggCTCAAG GTACTGAGAATGAGGCAAAACTTGTAGAAGAAAGCATTCAACATGCAAAAGAAGCAGTTACTTTGGATGTGAAGGATGGAAACTCGTGGT ATAATCTAGGAAATGCATGCCTCACAAGTTTTTTTGTTACTGGAGCGTGGGATCATAATAAGCTTCTACAATCTTTGAAGGCATATCAAAATGCG gaaaaagatgaaaaaatgaTGTCAAATCCAGACTTGTATTTTAATTGTGCAACT GTTAACAAATATCTGGAGAACTATGAGAGGGCCCTAAGTGGATTTGAGGCTGCTGCTTTGAAGGATCCTAGTCTTAGCGCTACTAGGGAGGTCCACAAGATGGTGAATCTTCTTGACAAATTGGATAACATGTTGAAG GCACATGCTAAAACACGAAGAGTCACGTCGTTTTCATCATCAGTGGATATTGTTAGTT CTAATTCGTCATACAAGAGAGCCACTGTAGACCTTCTGTCAGAGGGTCTGAACAAATCAGTTGCAGTAGTTGGGAAGGTGTTGTTCTTCATTAAGCATGATAGTCTTGCCCCACT ATATTATTTGGTGTGTGATTCAAACCAAGTATGCTTTGTTGTATCTTTGTATGGTTTGCGGAATGATACG GTTAAGGAAGGAGATCAGATAACATTACTGGAACCGTATTATCGCaactttgatttttcttgGAAGGGAAAG CATTACCAGTTCAATTCAATCCGGGTCGATTTCTTAGAACAAGTTCTTGTCAATGGAAAAGCTCCCTCTGCTCACCAGGCAGCCCAGACATCAATATATGCCCAACACAAACCTTGA
- the LOC111802737 gene encoding CAX-interacting protein 4, whose product MDTKKFIQLVEEKKKRALEKKEAPLKWEQRLEAAAKAEAAEAKARKLKAAKHKRISVSNSDTDTESDSHERGRKAGKRTHKKHRRHSHSDSGDSEKRKERRSKRKLKRHRSSHDDSSDEFDGHSDDEGRRKKRNHRRHAHDNSSSDESYSSSSDDDVETRKRCRSRRHRHHRQIGYSSSDDSSSENNNRREKRVRHRQHERPHRSCSIDSLDCNYWRCDARSQASGRLSDADHEDSALQYKHKSSHHNKHRHHHSGASGLTQIDEEHADND is encoded by the coding sequence ATGGACACCAAGAAATTCATCCAattggttgaggagaagaagaagagagctTTGGAGAAGAAGGAAGCCCCATTGAAATGGGAACAAAGACTTGAAGCTGCTGCTAAGGCAGAGGCTGCTGAAGCCAAAGCAAGGAAGCTTAAAGCTGCCAAGCATAAAAGAATATCAGTATCAAATTCTGATACTGATACAGAAAGTGATAGCCATGAGCGAGGAAGGAAAGCAGGCAAGAGAACTCATAAGAAACACAGGAGACATAGCCACTCTGATTCAGGTGACAGTgagaagaggaaagaaagaagatctAAGAGAAAGCTGAAACGACATCGCTCATCTCACGATGACAGCAGTGATGAATTTGATGGGCATTCTGATGATGAAGgtaggaggaagaagagaaaccaTAGAAGACATGCGCATGACAATTCAAGTTCTGATGAAAGTTACTCTAGTTCTAGTGATGATGATGTTGAGACAAGAAAAAGATGTCGTTCCAGGCGTCACAGACATCATAGGCAAATTGGCTATTCATCATCTGATGATTCTAGCAGTGAGAATAATAATCGAAGGGAAAAGCGTGTAAGGCATCGTCAACATGAACGGCCCCATCGATCATGTAGTATCGATTCATTAGATTGTAATTACTGGAGGTGTGATGCTAGAAGCCAGGCCTCAGGGAGGTTATCTGATGCTGATCATGAAGATTCAGCATTACAATACAAGCACAAGAGTAGCCACCATAACAAACACCGGCACCATCACTCAGGTGCCAGTGGTTTGACCCAGATCGATGAAGAACATGCTGACAATGACTGA
- the LOC111802727 gene encoding fruit protein pKIWI502-like, with the protein MSISISFPNSSLSLSLSPSSSLPHALFPPPPSSMSLLRRLTPGNLRFNLRQRSGRFATAAAAAVRQDTAAWTQAPLAQVEPAAESLFHISIDVSDAPDLAASHTRAGQYLQLRVPDVEKPTFLAIASPPLLASAEGVFEFLVKSVEGSIAELLCGLKKGDVVQLSQVMGKGFDVDQIAPPQDYPTVFIFATGSGISPIRSLIESGFGASKRSDVRLYYGARNLKRMAYQDRFDEWESSGVKVVPVLSQPENDWTGESGYVQAAFTKAKKAFDPRSSGAILCGQKQMAEEVTSILVADGVSSEKILKNF; encoded by the exons ATGTCGATATCCATTTCCTTCCCtaattcttctctctctctctccctttccCCTTCCTCCTCTCTTCCCCATGCCCTCTTTCCCCCTCCTCCCTCTTCCATGTCTCTCCTCCGCCGCTTGACGCCCGGCAATCTTAGATTTAACCTCCGTCAGCGCTCCGGCCGATTCGCTAccgctgctgctgctgccgtACGTCAGGACACCGCTGCTTGGACTCAAGCTCCTCTCGCCCAAGTCGAGCCTGCCGCGGAATCTCTCTTCCATATTTCCATAGACGTGTCAGACGCGCCGGACCTCGCTGCTTCTCACACGCGTGCTGGTCAATACCTGCAGCTTCGTGTCCCTGACGTGGAGAAACCGACGTTCCTTGCCATTGCGTCTCCTCCGTTACTTGCGTCTGCGGAAGGCGTGTTTGAGTTCCTGGTGAAGAGCGTGGAGGGCTCAATCGCTGAGCTTCTCTGTGGATTGAAGAAAGGAGATGTCGTACAACTCAGTCAGGTCATGGGGAAGGGGTTCGATGTCGATCAAATCGCGCCGCCTCAAGATTACCCTaccgtttttatttttgctacTGGATCTGGAATCAG TCCAATACGATCTCTAATTGAGTCAGGCTTTGGCGCCAGTAAGAGGTCTGATGTGAGGCTATATTATGGTGCAAGAAACCTCAAAAGAATGGCTTATCAG gATAGATTCGATGAGTGGGAATCTTCTGGTGTTAAGGTTGTGCCTGTATTGTCACAACCTGAGAATGATTGGACTGGTGAAAGTGGCTATGTTCAG GCTGCCTTCACGAAAGCAAAGAAAGCTTTCGACCCTCGTTCGTCGGGTGCTATACTCTGTGGTCAGAAACAGATGGCTGAG GAAGTTACATCAATTCTTGTAGCAGATGGAGTCTCTAGTGAGAAGATACTaaagaacttttaa